DNA from Marinagarivorans cellulosilyticus:
CAAAACCTTGCCCGCCGGCCTCATCCATCGCTTGGGTAATTAAATTTTGATAGCTGGCATAAGCCGAACGCGGCCCGTTAAACCAATTCAAACGTGTATAGTTGGGCGTAACATGCTTAAAGTTTTTAGGCACCCCACGCCCATCACCTAACAGCCAAACTAAAACCCCCATATTATCCTGCGCGGCAACGGCTGTTAACGTCATTGGAATCACCGGCACATCACTTTGATACTTTAATATAATGGGCTGAATACTGCCTGAGTTGGCGTTATTTTTAAGCTTTAACACAACAAATTTGGATTGTGCAGCAATATACGGTGCTAGCAAACTACCGCCTTCATCCGTTAAATCCAGGTTGTTTTCGTCTAGCCAGTTAGCTAAAGCCTCTGGGTCATCGCTACTTACGACCAATGCATCAAAAGGACCAACGCTTAATTGGCGCTCGATAATAACACCCGATGATGAAGAAGCCTGGCTACTAACAGCAACCGAAGAAGCACTCTCGTTACTGGCAAAATCGAACGCAGGCCGCGGGCAGCCCTGCCCTACGCGCTCAAGCAAAAATTGCGGGCGCGTACTAAGCTCTAATTCAGTAAAAATTTGATCGCTGCCTAAAGAAATTTCTGGCGTTTGCGGTACCGGTAAAACCCAGCCAAAATCTGCGGCGTTACCTGCATAATCAATTTTGATCATCGCGGTTGTTTGGTCGCCATCTTGGCGAAATACGATTTGCTCACCGGCTTGATCAATGGGAACAAAATCACAAAAGAAGCCACCGCATGCACTACTATGCTGCGCCACCCCAAAACTTACCAATAACAACAAGCCAGATAACGGTTTTTTTATACTCGGGAATACAATCGCCACATTAATCTCCTTTGAGAGGGATATCTTGTAAAATTTTAAGTACCACGCGAAACAACAGTGAGATTATATCGATTTGATTTTCGGAATTTGTAATTGTTTGTAACGACGAAAAAGGCAGCAATAGCTGAGGGTAAAGCGCTAGATAAATAGAATGGAAACACGCCATTAAAGGCTATAGCGCATATAATAATATTATGTGAAAGCCGTTTACACTCCCACGCTATCGTCAAAATTTAGGCAGACTGCAAGTACAGCCTTAGGTTATAAAATACTCGCCAATTTGCCAGCGCAACTGCGGGAAAATGGGCGATGCGCACAACATAAAAGCTAGACTATAGTTAATAGATTCCCTGTCTCTTTAAAGGTGTGAATCATTCAGTCATGCGGTATATGGCAGTTACACACTCAGCCCAAATTATACGCTTTGCATTAATAGCAGGCTTACTGCTGAGTATCGCCAACCAAGCCTTTGCGAGCGCGCTACGCTTTTATAACCTGCCACAACAAGACCCGCACACCATAGGCTCTATTACCGCCATACAGCAAGATCACCAAGGTTTTATCTGGTTTGCCGGCAGCAACGGCTTAGCCCGCTTTGATGGCTACGATTTTAAAATTCTGCAACAAGAAGATACAAACCTCAACTCCATCAGCACCAACAGCATCAATGATTTAGCCATAGACCATAACAGCGGCTATTTTTGGCTTGCAACTTACTGGGGACTAAACCGCTACGACCCGCGCACCAATCTATTCAAACGCTACTTTCATAACAAAGACGATGCAAATAGCCCCAGCCACAATGCCATTCTTAAAGTCGTTGTTAGTGCACAAAACCATCTTTGGATCGCCACGCAAGGTGGAGGCCTCAATAAGCTTAATTTAAGTAACGATCAATTTAGCCGCTTTAATCGCCAAAATAGCCCTTTGCAAGAAGATCACATCACTAGCCTTTACGAAGACAGTAAAGGCATGCTGTGGGTGGGGTACTTGAATGCTGGAGCAAGCCAGTTGCGATTAAACAATGCCGGTACCCTTGAGCTAATTGCCCACTACAACATCGCAAACAACAGCTTAAGCCATGATTATGTTATGGATTTTCAAGAAGATCACGAAGGTCGAATGTGGGTGGCGACACAAAACGGATTAGATCGGCAAGATAAAAACCAGCAATGGGCCCACTTCAGCAACGACAAAAGCGCCCCTAACAGCTTGTGGAGCCGCGCAATTGTCGACTTGCATTTAGACGCACAAAAGCGGCTTTGGATTGTGGATTCAACGGGCCGCATATACCGAGTGCGCCACGATAACGGCGATTTTATTCGGTTTGCCCCAGAAATTGAAGGCACAGCCAACCACCTTTTTACCGACGCCCAAGGCGGCGTATGGCTTGGGCTAACGCCATCGGGTATTGCCCGAGCACACCGCTATGCCAGCGCTTTTAAGAACTTTACCGATTTTAGGCCAGGTAAAGCACTGAATAAAAACACAGAAGTCACCGCGGTTGAAGAAGATAAACACGGTAATTTTTGGGTAGGCACACAATTAAGCTTAAATTATATAAACCGTTACAACGGCAATATTGAACAAAGTTATCTCCACGACACATCCAACCCGAAGGGCCGGCGCGGTAGTGCCACCAACGGCATTGCACTGAGTGATGAGAATAGTCTTTGGGTAGGCAATTCCTGGCATGCACTGAACCGGCTAAATATCGAAAAAGGTGAATTCCAACATTTTTTACCCAACGATAATATCGAGCATGATTTAAAAAACCGCCAAATTTGGAGCATAACAAAAGACAGCCAAAATCAAATTTGGGTGGGTGGCCACCAAGGCTGGCTTCACAAATACAACCCACACGGGAATAATTTTCAAGCAATCCAAATCAATACCGACTACAACGCCAACCGAATAATGGCGATATATGAAGACCGCAAGCAAGGTTTGTGGATTGGCACTGACAATGGCCTTTACCACTCAGAATCTCTCGATATTAACAAACCATTCACCCGTTACGACCACAGTAGTACCGGTAGGCTAGTGCCAAATAACGACTCTATCTTTTCCATTTTGCACGATAGCCGCGGCCAATATTGGTTTGGCTCCAATGGCGGCGGGCTTTATCACTGGGATTCAACAACACAAACCTTTAACACTTACATGATGAAAGATGGCTTAGCTGGTAATAGTGTCACTGGGATACTTGAGGCCGACGACGGGGCTTTATGGCTAAGCACAAACAAGGGGTTATCTCGGTTAGATCCTCATTCACGCCAATTCAGAAATTTCACCACACAGCATGGCTTGCCCAGCAGTACCTTTTCGCAAGTTGCCAATAAACGCTTAAGTACAGGGGAGCTTGCATTTGGTAGCGCTGGCGGCCTCACTGTATTTGACCCTGAAGATATTTACCAAAATACCCATATACCTGAAGTGATTATTACGAATTTTTTATTGTTTAACCGCCCCGTTACCCCCCTCGAAGATAATGACTTTGGCCGCCCCCCCCTATTAACACAACAAATAAACTACACAAAACACATTACCCTAGAGCATCATCAATCCGTTTTTAGCTTTGAATATTCGGCACTGAATCATGATTTACCCGAAGACAACCAATACGCTTACAAGCTAGACGGCTTTGATAAAGAGTGGGTTTTCGCCGGTCATCGCAGGCAAGCCACTTACACTAACCTTAATCCCGGCAACTATATTTTTCGCGTTAAAGCGGCAAATAATGAAGGCCTCTGGAATAACGAGGGAACTTGGATACACATAAAAATATTACCTCCATGGTGGAAAACATGGTGGGCCTACGGCCTCTATATACTTTTCGCGGTGTTAATTATTGCAACACTGTAGACAGTTTTATGAAGCAATAAGCCCGTAATCACTCAGCTCCTCGTACACATTACAGACTTTAATCGATTTCAGGTTTACACCTAACCTCTCAAAAACTCTTGAGAGCAGATGCTGGTTGGACTTTCGTCGCTTCCAGCTCGCTATCGATATGACCGTTTTCTCAGCCGTTTGTTTTTTATCTCTATCCTCAATTTTTAATAGATTGAGAGCCGTTAATGACGCATTGACCTGATTATTGATGGCCTCCGAACGGCGTGATTGGCAATGTGTCAAGCCGGTGTATTGTTTAGCATCTCTGAATAAAAATTCTATTTGAAATCGAGCCCTGTAATACGACAATAATGTCAGTGCGTCTAAATTTTTATCTGTCGAGAACAATATCGCTCTTGTCGATACAGCTGAATCCGACGATCGAAGAAGCACTACACGTACCTCACGCTTCAATGAAACGCTATACGCGATGGCGCTGTATATTTCAGTGTTACTTTCATAGGATCCAATGTACTGAAAGCGCGATAGATCATTTTCAAAATTGATTTTCCCTTCGTATTGTTTGGGCCGCCCGCAGCCCGAGTATTCTCCCCGATAAAGCCATTTTAAATTTGCATCGACTCGTAGCTTGCCGACCATGTGCAGCCCTGCATTCACAACGCTGTTCACAAATTTATACTTGCTATAAAATGAATCAGCGGCTAGATACTGAATCTCTAAACGCTTCAATTCATCTGCCATATCGGCAGCATGATCAGCATAAAGATCAGTGCGTGTTTTACCTTCTGTATCGATGGTTTGCCGCGCATCAATCGAGTAAGCCGTATGACTTTTAATATTCACTGCGCTAATGAGTGACGTTTCTAGTCCTCGTTCACTAGCCCCTTGAGCACCGTTATAAAACCAGCCTAGCCCCTCTGTCTTTTTACCTGACTTTTTCATGAAGCTAGCGTCAATGGCTGCAATATTTTCCTGCGACCGCCCCAATGAATGCAAGAGAAGCTCTGTGTTGAATTGCGCAAACGGAAAACCACGTCGATACCAACGCGCGAATCGCTTCTCACTCATGTCGCTATAGCGACTCATATTTCTGAAAGTCGCTCGACCGTGAAATACAACCAATGTGGCAAGCAGGCCAGTCATAAATACACGTTGAGGCTTATTGATGCTAGGCATTAAACTGAAAATAGTGTTTACTAGGTCTGTCATGGGTAAATCTTGTGGGTTGTTTGATGTCAGAAACCAAATTATCTCAAAATTTATCCATGACACCTAATAACATAGCGAAACTCTATTCCCTTCCTGCCGACACGACATGACTACTTTGGGCCTATTGTGGTGCTTAAAACTGTCCGAAGTGTTGTTATTGCCAAAGCACAATATAGCCAGTATATAAAACGCGAGCTCGCCGAAAGGCAAAGCCGAGAACTCGAGAAAAAAGTGGCTGAGCGCACACATGAGCTACACGATAAGAACAAAGAGCTACAAGCTGCCTATAAAGCCATGGAAGAGCAGAGCTTATCAGACCAATTAACCGGGCTAAAAAATCGCCACTTCCTTTACAAAACAATTCCTGTAGAACTGGCCAGCGCTGCCCGCCACTATAGCCGCCCCATTGAAAAAGGCCAACGAACAACACCGAGCGCTGACCTTATATTTTATATTATTGACCTAGATTACTTTAAAAATATTAACGACGAGTACGGTCACAATAACGGCGATGTCGTGTTAAAGCGTGTTGCTAAAGCCTTAGAGGGATGCTGCCGAACTTCGGATATCATTGTGCGCTGGGGCGGCGAAGAGTTTCTAATCGTTAGCCGATTAAGCCCTCGCGGTAACGCTCATGAAGCAGCCGAAAGAATTCGCCAAGCCGTAGCCGAGACGCACATTGCCTTAAACAACGGAAAAATCATTCAATGCACTTGCTCCATTGGATTTAGCAGTTTTCCTTTCGATATTAACAATCCCACAATTCTTTCCATGGAGCAAACACTGCACATAGCCGACCATTGCTTATACATAGTTAAAGCCAGTGGTCGCAACGGTTGGGCTGGAATTGTAGATGGCGACATCACCAATATTTCACCACAACAATTAAACAACAATCTACCCGAGCTTATCGAACAGCAGCGTTTTACCCTGCGCACTTCGCAGCAGAAGTAACTACCTAAAGGGCATCTCTAAAAATGCACTTTTTCCTCGATAGCGGCTTACAGGTTTTCTCTCCTCGATATTCTGCTCCTGCAATGACTAATAAGGTGCTTCCTGCACCGATGCAAAACCTGTATTCAGTCCATCCATGGACATTAGCTCGTCCACGAGCCCTCACAAATTGAAGGGTCAATTTGCACAGCTTGCTGCCCGCAGGGTGAAGCGCAAGGATGCGCTGAATGATTTACACCACGTAAACTGCGGCTCTCGGCTTTGGCCTCCTCGACGGCGAGCTCCTGCGCCGTTCTAATAAGGTGCTTCCTGCACCGATGCGTCGCTCTACCTCCTGAATCCATTCAGTCGTCCGAGCGGTGCTTGACCTCCACGGACGGAGGAAATGCAGAAAGTTGTCAGGAGCAACTTCTGTCCTTGCTCTCGCAAAAAAATTACTATTTTTAGAGGTACCCTAAAGGGAATTTTTAGAGGCTCGCTCTATAAACAATGGCTTTTATATTGCGCTTTTCGTTGCGCGCAGCACTGCAGTATATCTTTCTTTTGCAATGCCGTTTTCTCCCGCCAGCCGGTAATATCTTCGAGTGTGCGATAACAACCTATGCATAGGTTATTATCATCAAGGCAGCATTTTTTAATGCATGGGCTTGGAACATCTTCACTTTCGCTCTCTAGCTTATGAGTCATAAGGGATATTGGGCTGCCATGTGTTATTGAATAGACCAAGCGAGAATACTAGCAATGAGGCACTTCTAAAAATTATCTTTTCCCGCGATAGCAGCTTACAATTTTTTGCCCTCACAAAAAAATTACGTAACTATTCTGCCACCTACGAAATTGAGTGCTAATTGATCATTTCCTAGGCCGCTCAAGCCATCTACGACTTTGTGCACCTGCAAAGTCTACCCCCACGCATCCTTGCTGGGGCTGGGCGCTGAGCACGCACTCTGGAAAGCGTGCTCCTGCGCTTTCTCCCCCTTACAATCCCTGTAAGGCCCGGCGCGCAAGTGCATAGAAAACAATCAATCGGCCCTCCGAGTGAGCAATGTTTTTTATGGCTGAATAGTTACAAAATTGCTACTTTCACAGATGCCCTTTAATAAAGATATCTATCGACAATTAGCCTCATCTTTTTGATTGGTATTCAATTAATTGTTGTTCTAATATTTTCTTTGCTGCTAGCACTTCTTTGTAATGCCCAGCTATCACAGCCTTATTGCCGTCTTCACATGCGTTTTCAAGTTTTTGGCTGCACTTCGCCAAAGCAACGCCGCCCATATTACCCGCCACCCCTCGCAAAGTATGGCAGCATTCACGCGCTTTATCATAAGCTTGCTGGCTAATACATTTTTCTAAATCATCCATAATGCTTTTTTCATTATCAAGGTACAGGCCTATTAACCTCACTAACCGCTCGGGCTTATTACCTACACGCTTCAGCATAGCCTCGTAATCCCATGCCTTAAGTGCCACACTGTTTGAAGGCGTTATGTCTACTTTTTGCTCACTACTAGACGGTTTTACTGCGTTACGCCCCCAATGCTTCAGCATTTTAATCAGCAAGTCTTCGTTGATAGGCTTGCTCATATAATCGTCCATGCCGGCATTAATGCAGCGCTCCCTATCTTCTTTCATCGCGTTAGCCGTCATAGCAACAATAGGAATAGCCCTATAACGTTCGCCCGCCTGCCCACTGCGAATCGCTTGTGAGGCCGCAAATCCGTCGAGCACCGGCATTTGGCAATCCATTAAAATAATATTGAATTCCGTATTGTCTGCATTTAATAAATCAAGTGCTTCTTGCCCATGGTTAGCAATAATAAGGTTTGCCTGCGTATCGGCCAATAAAAGTGAAACAAGCTCTTGGTTTACAGGGTTATCCTCTACAAGCAATATATTTAAATTAGAAACATCAATTGCACCGTCGTTGCGGTCTATCTCCGAAGCCTCAAGCTGTTTATGCGTTAACGATGTAACAAAATCGTGTGTTAATAACGGGGTAGCACTAGCAAGCACAGGTCCATTTTCAAAAATAATAGCCAAAGCGTTATACAATACGGTACTCGGCGTAGGCTTAGAAAAGAATCCACTAAAGCCATAGCTAGCCATTTGCGCGGCATCGCCGGGGTTTCCCTGCGACGTCATCATAACAAGGGGAATATCCCTCCAGCGCTCATCCTTTTTTAAAGCCATGCCTAACATGGCGCCATTGGTATTTGGCATTTGAAAGTCAATAATGGCGGCATCAAATAATGCCTCATTAGTCGTATTATTTTCCGTACTTGAAGCTTGCTGTAAATAGTGAATAGCTTCTTCAGCACTAGAAGCGCACACAACCTGTATATCTTTAATTTTTAGCTGCTCAGCAAAAATAGATAAATTAACAGCGTTATCATCAACAATCAGCACACGCCGACCAGACAAATCAACCACAGGCATCAGCGGGGCTTGCATACAGCCTTTATTCAAAACAATCTCACAGCGAAAGCAACTTCCCGAGCCTAACGTACTGGTAACGCTGACACGCCCATTCATTAAATCACACAATTGCCGAACAATGCTCAGCCCAAGCCCAGTGCCACCATACTGCCGGGTGGTTGAAGTATCCGCTTGGGTGAAAGCAGAAAAAAGGTCAGATTTTTTATGGTCAGGTATACCAATGCCGCTATCTTCAACTTCAATAACAATGCGAACCTGGTCTGTTTCAGGCTGCTCCCCGGCTATAGGTTGCGAAACGACTCGAACAATCACCTCACCTTTTTCAGTAAACTTCAGCGCATTGCCCAGTAAATTAGTGACAATTTGCCGTACCCTTGTAGGGTCGCCAACAACTCGAGTGCAGTCAATTTTATGAGTATCTAATATCAACTCTAAGCCTTTTTCTTCGGCTTTAAACGCATAGGTGTCGGCTATTTCACTAAAAAGTGGCGTCAA
Protein-coding regions in this window:
- a CDS encoding two-component regulator propeller domain-containing protein, with the protein product MAVTHSAQIIRFALIAGLLLSIANQAFASALRFYNLPQQDPHTIGSITAIQQDHQGFIWFAGSNGLARFDGYDFKILQQEDTNLNSISTNSINDLAIDHNSGYFWLATYWGLNRYDPRTNLFKRYFHNKDDANSPSHNAILKVVVSAQNHLWIATQGGGLNKLNLSNDQFSRFNRQNSPLQEDHITSLYEDSKGMLWVGYLNAGASQLRLNNAGTLELIAHYNIANNSLSHDYVMDFQEDHEGRMWVATQNGLDRQDKNQQWAHFSNDKSAPNSLWSRAIVDLHLDAQKRLWIVDSTGRIYRVRHDNGDFIRFAPEIEGTANHLFTDAQGGVWLGLTPSGIARAHRYASAFKNFTDFRPGKALNKNTEVTAVEEDKHGNFWVGTQLSLNYINRYNGNIEQSYLHDTSNPKGRRGSATNGIALSDENSLWVGNSWHALNRLNIEKGEFQHFLPNDNIEHDLKNRQIWSITKDSQNQIWVGGHQGWLHKYNPHGNNFQAIQINTDYNANRIMAIYEDRKQGLWIGTDNGLYHSESLDINKPFTRYDHSSTGRLVPNNDSIFSILHDSRGQYWFGSNGGGLYHWDSTTQTFNTYMMKDGLAGNSVTGILEADDGALWLSTNKGLSRLDPHSRQFRNFTTQHGLPSSTFSQVANKRLSTGELAFGSAGGLTVFDPEDIYQNTHIPEVIITNFLLFNRPVTPLEDNDFGRPPLLTQQINYTKHITLEHHQSVFSFEYSALNHDLPEDNQYAYKLDGFDKEWVFAGHRRQATYTNLNPGNYIFRVKAANNEGLWNNEGTWIHIKILPPWWKTWWAYGLYILFAVLIIATL
- a CDS encoding transposase; this translates as MTDLVNTIFSLMPSINKPQRVFMTGLLATLVVFHGRATFRNMSRYSDMSEKRFARWYRRGFPFAQFNTELLLHSLGRSQENIAAIDASFMKKSGKKTEGLGWFYNGAQGASERGLETSLISAVNIKSHTAYSIDARQTIDTEGKTRTDLYADHAADMADELKRLEIQYLAADSFYSKYKFVNSVVNAGLHMVGKLRVDANLKWLYRGEYSGCGRPKQYEGKINFENDLSRFQYIGSYESNTEIYSAIAYSVSLKREVRVVLLRSSDSAVSTRAILFSTDKNLDALTLLSYYRARFQIEFLFRDAKQYTGLTHCQSRRSEAINNQVNASLTALNLLKIEDRDKKQTAEKTVISIASWKRRKSNQHLLSRVFERLGVNLKSIKVCNVYEELSDYGLIAS
- a CDS encoding GGDEF domain-containing protein, which encodes MVLKTVRSVVIAKAQYSQYIKRELAERQSRELEKKVAERTHELHDKNKELQAAYKAMEEQSLSDQLTGLKNRHFLYKTIPVELASAARHYSRPIEKGQRTTPSADLIFYIIDLDYFKNINDEYGHNNGDVVLKRVAKALEGCCRTSDIIVRWGGEEFLIVSRLSPRGNAHEAAERIRQAVAETHIALNNGKIIQCTCSIGFSSFPFDINNPTILSMEQTLHIADHCLYIVKASGRNGWAGIVDGDITNISPQQLNNNLPELIEQQRFTLRTSQQK
- a CDS encoding DUF1289 domain-containing protein, yielding MTHKLESESEDVPSPCIKKCCLDDNNLCIGCYRTLEDITGWREKTALQKKDILQCCAQRKAQYKSHCL